Genomic segment of Saprospira sp. CCB-QB6:
CCCAAGAACTACAAGATGGCTATTATGTCAATTTGGGGATCGGGATTCCCACTTTGGTTGCCAATTATATTCCAGAAAACATGCAGGTTTTTCTACAATCTGAAAACGGTTTGCTCGGTATGGGCCCCTTCCCTACCGAAGAAAATGTAGATGCTGACCTCATCAATGCGGGCAAACAAACCGTAACTGCCCTGCCTGGCGCTTCTTTGTTTAGCTCGGCCGAAAGCTTTGAGATGATTCGGGGAGGACATATTGATTTGACCGTTTTGGGCGCCATGGAAGTGGCTCAAAATGGCGATATTGCCAACTGGAAAATCCCAGGAAAAATGGTTAAGGGCATGGGCGGCGCCATGGACCTAGTTGCTTCGGCCAAAAACATCATTGTGGCCATGCAACATACCAACCGCAAAGGCGAGTCAAAGTTGTTGGCTAGCTGTAGCCTGCCGCTTACGGGTGTGGGCTGCATCAAAAAAGTGGTCACTGATCTGGGGGTATTCGAGATCAAGGACAATGCTTTCCATTTGTTGGAGCGGGCGCCTGGCGTTTCGGTCCAAGAGATTCGGGAAAAAACAGCTGGGGCTTTAATTGCCTCCGATGATTGTCCAGAAATGAAGTTAGCTTAAGATTTGAACCACTCCTTTTTGGGGTGGTTTTTTTTGGGCCCGCGGCCGGCTAGCCTTCGGTTAGCGCTGGGCCATATGGACCAATGGGCATAAAAAAAGACCCTACCTGTGGGGGTAGAGCCTTAGCTAATGTCAAAAAAGCAGCGATCTAGAGATCAAGCTTGCGTTCGCGAACATCGCGGTAAACCGCTTTAAGCTTCTCTGTACGACGCACCACAGAAGGCTTTTCAAAGTGTTTGCGTGTACGAACTTCACGCATCAATTTGGTGTCTCTTACTTTACGCTTGTAACGGCGTAGGGCGCGGTCGATAGTCTCGCTATCTTTTACATTGATAATTAGCATAAAAACCCCCTTGGTTTAGGTTGAAAATAAAAAAATATAGGTGCATTTAAAAAATGCCTTGCAAAGATCTACTATTCTAGCAATAATCACAACTTTAAGGGAAATATTTTTTTGGAGAAGCTCTTGGTCTCCAAAAGGGTTCTTTTGCTCTTCCTAACTTTTTGTTAAGCACTACTAAACCTTCTCCTTGAGTAATAGTCTGTAAGCAAAGAAAAAGGCAATAGCCTACGCTTAATTTATCAGATAAAAGCTCAAGGTATGCAAGCTACAAATTATAAGAAGGAAAAAATAGCCTTGGCCTCTGGCTATATCTACTGGCCCCATGGGGAGCCGATTCTGGAGCAGGTCGTAAGCAAAAATTATACAGTAGGAACTCAGGATGCCAATGAGATTGATCAGACGATAGAACGAATGGCTGCTGCTCGTGGCCAAGCAGTTTATCATCTTGCCGACATTCGTGAAATTAAAGGCGGGAGTTCTGAGGCCCGCAAACATTTTAATGAAGGGCCTCCAGCTTGCGTTAAAGCTTCGGCTGTTTTGGTTTCAGGGGCCGTCTCTAGATTGTTGGGCAATTTCCTGATTCAATTAAATCATGCCCATGTACCCATTCGTCTATTTGTTGATCGAGAAGAAGCGATTGACTGGTTGCTCTCTCAAGTGGAAGAATAAAGAACTTTATAAAATGGTCCTGCCTGAGTAGGACTTTTTTGTTTTTGCTAACAACTGCTTCAACTAGCAACTGAGACTATAAGTATTTGAGTAGGATTATTTTTTGAGCGGAAATAGGGATTTGATGCTCTTATTTTGGCCTTTTCCCCCCTTATCTATTAAGGCCTTCTTTGTTTTTTTTAGGAAAATTTTAGAGCTAGCCGCTAAACCAGTTTTTGCTCGACTTGTCTTTATGCAGAATGCCTTAACAGGCATTTAAATTGGTTGAAACAAGCTTAACAAAACAAGTACAAGCAAGCATATGCAAGCTACAAATTATCAGAAAGAGCGAATAGAATTAGCCTCTTGTGCCATTTATTGGCCCTATGACAGCCCTGTATTAGAGCAAATCGTTCATGACAACTATACTATGCAATTAGAAGATGCCAATGAAATTGATCTAACTATTGAGCGAATGGCAGCAGCGAGAAATCAGGATGTTTATTTTATGGCAGATATCCGACAGATACAAGCTGGAAGTAGTGAGGCCCATCAGCATTTTAAGGAGCCGCTTCCTCCTTCTATAAAAGCAATAGCAATTTTGGCTGCTGGTGGGCGATCTAAGTTATTAGGGAACTTTTTTATCCGACTCAACCAGTCTAGTATTCCAAGTCGATTGTTTACTGATCGGGTGGAAGCGATTGAGTGGTTGTTGGAGCAAAAGAGAAAACAACAATAAATTGGTCCTTATAAAATAGCCGAGGCAGTTGCCTCGGCTATTTTTTTGCGGTAGACAGGCGGCGAAGCCGCCGCAAAGGCGCGCAGCGCCGCGGCTGAGGGATGGATAAGGGTGGCCGCAGGCCAGACCGAGCTTTTTGAGCAAAGCGAAAAAAGCGAAGGGCCGAGCAGAACTGCGAGCCCTGACACAGCCCGACCCGCCCAAAGGGCGGGGCAGCCCCAAAAGAAAAAAGGAGTCAGCACGATCTTGCACTGACTCCTTTTCATTTTAGCTAAAGTTAAGGCTTATTTTTCTACCGTAAACTTATGGCTTTGGCCCAAACCATTGGGGGCTTGTAGGCGTAGGATATATTGACCAGCGGCCAAATTACTGAGGTCAAATTGTTGTTGCAAGCGAAGAGGAGCGATGTTTTGAGTTTGCAAAACGCGGCCCAAAGCATCGATAATTTCGGCTTGATAGCCTGCAATATTGCTTGGCAATTCTAGTTGAATTTGGTTGTTGGCGGGGATGGGGAAAAGTTTAGTTTCTCCGCTAGCTTCTCCAAAATAAAGCACTTTGACATCGCTATAGCTTTGGCTACCATCTACATCATTTTGGCGGAGGCGGTAGTAATTATAGCCAGCAGCAGGCTGCTCGTCTAGGGTATTGTAAGTATTTTGGGCCAAATCTTCTTGGGCGGTAAAGCAAGCGATAGTTTCAAAATTGACGCCATCTAGGCTGCGCTCGAAGCAGTACTCATCGCCAGCGTGTTCGTTGGCTACAGTGGCAGAAAGCAAAGCTTGTCCTTCTACTTTTTGGGCCGTGAAATCCAACAACTCTAGAGGAAGTGACAATTGGCCAACAACATCGGCCAAAGTGAAGGGGCTAAAGCTAGTTACTACATTAGAAGTAATGCTACCTGAAGTTGCCGTTCCCGTTAGGAAAGTATTGCCTTCTGACTCCCATTGGTTGCTTGTGCTAGGCGCTTGGGTGAAGTAATGCCCCACCAACAAATCATTGGGATCGAGTACTTGGCTATGAGGGCCCCAGTGTAGCGTAACAAATAGAGAGGCGCCAGTTCCAGTAAATACCTCATCTAGGGTCCAGTATTCGAGTACAGAAACATGGTCTAGCTCTGCAGCATTAAGGTTGTAAGTTCCGTAGCCTTGGTTAAAGTATTGTGCCACAAAGAATTCGCCTGTATTGACAGCAGTTTCGATACCAATTGCGCCATAGATACCATTATCACCAGTGGGATAAGTAAAGGCATCGATTCCAGTTCCTGAAGTTTCTTTAAGTACAGGACCATCAACATGGCTAATATCTGAGGCATTGATAGCTGTGGCATCTACATCAAAGTAAACTCTTTCTGAGGCAGAGCCCAAAACGATACCTTGTTGGAAATCCATCTCTTCATCAATATAAATATCGCTACAGTTATTGATGAGGAAACCTGCGGGTTTGATTAAGCGAACAAAGCGGAAGTTTTCTACGGCTCCAGCATTTGTTTTGATGACCGTTTGGTCGGTGCTTCCAACAAACTCGACTACAGCATGAGTTTCATCAAAGCCATTATTGGCTGCATCATCTAGCCAATCGCCATGTAGGCGGAAAAGGCCAATTGCGCTAGCATTGGGATCGTCATAATCGAGAAGGCCATTATTGTTAATTAGAAGGCTACCGAAAACCTCCATACCTGTACCAGCAGTAGTGCCATCGTTATTTTCTAGTTTAGAGACCGAAGCGCTGGGGTTTCCACCGATGATAAGGTCTCCCAAGATCTGCATTGGGCTAGCATTGGTATTGCTATTGAAAACCTCTACGGCCCCGGTTCCAGTATTTCCAACCAACATATCTCCTTTAACGGTCATAAATCCACCACTACCGCTAAACACCTCTGATAATCCAGTAAAGCTATAATCTCCGCTTACGGACTCCATATAGAGGTTAGGATAATACATATTATTTGTAATCACGCTAACCGAACCATTATTGGCATAGCGGAAATGCCAGTGGGCTGTAGCGGGAATAGTAGAGATACCATTTTCATAATTATCTCTATATGCGGCAACGGTACTGCTTCCTGTTTTAATAATTGTTGCATTAGCCCCCATTTCCCAGCTTGCGCCAGTTTGGAAGTTAATACCATTTCCTCCGCCTGCACCATGATCTTCCAGCGTACCTTCTAGGAGGAAATCAATACCTGTATCTTCTTGGATGCGGAGTTGTAGGCTTGCGGGAATAACTAGTTCTCCACCAGCTTCTACCACCAATTGGTCGATCTCGATATCTTGGTCCAACTCGATGAGGTGACCATTAAGAATATGTACATAATCGCTATTATCGAAGCGAGGATAGTCGCAAGCGGCCACCCAAGGTCCAGCTGCAGAAGAAGCCATTTCCCAACTGCTTACATCGGTCCAATAACCAATAGTTGCTGAGCGATAGAAACGTTCTGCACCAATATTAAATTGAGCGGCTTCAGTTAGGCTTCCACAGCTTCCGTCTTCAATGACTTCGCAGTAGAATTGGTAGCCATCATAATCCACCAAATTGCCTTGAATCAACAATACATCAGAAGTTTCTCCGCTTACTGTAGTTGCATTGGGAAAAGCGGCTGCACTTACGGCTGTCCAGCCCGTAGCAACGCCATCATTTTCATTAAAATACCATTGGTAAGTTAGGGTTCCACCATTATTTGCGCTAGCGGTTACGCCCATCAAGAGTTCGCAACTATTTACATCTGAAGGTTGAACACTAAAGGTTGGAGGCGTGAGGGGGGGACCAGAGGGCGCAGCAAAAGTTCCCAAATCAGAAACATCGCCAGAGGTTCCTGTGGTCCATTCTGAAGCATCAAAATTGGGGTTGGGGCCTGTTACTGTAGTATTTCTACGATATAGGTAGCCAACTGCACCTACAACTTGATCTTCAAAATCGTCTACCACAGTTCCAGAGGGAACATGAACAAGTTCTAAGCGGTCATCATCATTATATCCACTTGTTGTACCTGCAAAAATAAAATCTTCTACTCCTCCTGTAGCACTACTTGCGCGGCCAACCAATACTTGGCCGGGGTTGATGGTGATTGCAGGAAAGTCGAAAGTAAAAGAAACTGTTGTTGTCGTCAAATCACCATAACGGCGAATCTCATAATCTGAAAGATCAATAGGGCTAGCGGTACCATTGTAAACCTCGATATAGCCCAAAGAGCCGCCATTATTATCGTAAACCTCAGAGATGATCAGGTCTGTAAAAATGGGTGTACCTGCACAGCTTCCCACCTCTTCTAAGTACGTAAAGCTATAAGGGGTGCTAATATCACAAGCCGATTCGCTAAGCGTCAGTTGGCCATCATTTGCTGCTGTGGGTACAGTAGCAATAAGTGTGGTGGCATCAACGAAGGTTGTATTGGCAGCAGCAACGCCAGCAAAGCTCACGCTAGTAGCCGCGGTAAAACCAGTTCCAGTAATAATTACTTCTGTGCCAGCAGGACCCGAAGTTGGGGCAAAAGCACTTACCGTATGCGGACAAACCACAGCGAGATCTCCTTCTAGTAAGGCATCTTCAATAACCCAGATTTCATTTCCGCTATTGTTTACAAGCTCTAAACGAATTTGCAAATCACTGACAGAAGGAAGTCCTGTAATTTGTAAAGTAGAATAATCCAAACCTCCAGAAGAGGAAAAGCCTACTGCAGAATTGTCGCCATCATAGGCAACAGTAGCCTGATCTACACCAGAAAATGACCACTGAGAGTTACTAAAACCATCCAATTGAAGTTCCTCACTCCATGTCGCCCCTCCATCAGTACTGATTGCAACAACTACATAGTCCGAACCATCTGCCCCATTTCCAGAAGTTCCTGCAAAAGAGGCCAAACGAATACTAAAGTCAATATTGGTATAGCCCGTGGTATTCATGCCTGAAAACAAGGCTGTTCCTGATTCGTTGATGTACTCATAGCCTTGTGTGCCGCTTACATATCTAGGCTCTCCAGCAGGGAATGGCCCTGTAGCCGTGGCCACGCCACCTCCTGTCGGACTAAATGTCATAGCTGGTGCAGCTGGGCTAGCCTCAAAATCATAAGTTGCAATTGTTGTCTGGGCCGATAACTGCCAGCTAATAAAGCACAAAAGTGCTAAGTAGAGATGTCGCATAAGTAGTCAAATAATTTGCGAAAAGGTGTTAGATTAAGTACATATTTGGGCTGCGAAAATAAGTTTTACTGCTATTTATTTTTGATCTACATTATTAGCTTATTGTTAATTAACAAACAAGGCCTAATATCTATGGGCAAATGCAGGGAAAAAATAGAATTATATTTCGCATCCAACAAAGTTAGTATATCTATTCAAATAATAAAATTTTCTGTATACCAAAAGAGTAATCAGTCACAATTTTCCCAAACTCATCCGAAATTGGTCCTTTTATCTTCTTTTTGTAATTTACGGCCGTTTTGAAATAGGCAAGGATTTTTCTTGGTCCTAGCAGGCGGCAAAGCCGCCGCAGGCGAGCGAAGCGAAGCGGCTGAGGGATGGATAGCAGTGGCGCAAAGCGCCAGAACCAGCGGGCAAAGCCCGCGCAGGGCCGAGCGAACAGCGAGCTGCGACCCAGCCCGACCTGAGCGAAGCGAGGGGCAGCCCCAAATTTTCAAAACAAAAAACGCTTATATAATATGTATAGATTCCTTTTATTGCTTTTACTCTTTGCGGGTCAGCAGTTGGCCGCTCAGCGATTGAGTCAGAATACCGTCTTTAAGGCGGGCGTATATCGCCAATGGGAAGATTTTAAGCAAAATCAACCCAAACAGCCCTTGCCCGACACCAGTAGTTGGGCCAAATCTCTTTCTCCAGATGGAAATTTATTGCTTTTATCGGAGGCCAGCTGGGAAGTCCTTGATGCTCAAGGACCTATTTGGGGGCTAAGCTTCCGCGAGCAGCCTTATATCCGAGTGGACCAACCCAAGGGCCCAGCTTATTTGGTCCATTTGCATGTAGTTGGCAAAATTTCTTACTATTATTACCGCTATTTTAAAGAGCACGAGCTGCCCATGACGATTTATGACCCTTTTTCGGGCCAGGCCGTTGGGCAAAAAACAATCATCAATAAAGAACCCAGTTCTAAAGAGCGAATTTTGCAATTTGAAACGGGCGAGCAGACAGATTTTAACTATGAAAATCTACGTGCTTGGATTCAAGATGACCCTGGTCTTTTGCAATCTTTAGAGGCCCTCAAAGCCGAAGAATACGAAGATAAATTGTTTAAAATTTTGCTCATTTACAACGACCGCAAAGCTGTTTATATTCAACAACCTTAATTTATGTGGACCATTTTTAAGAAGGAAGTTAACCTTTTTCTCAGCTCCCTGATTGCTTACATTGCTATTGCCGTTTTTTTGCTGGGCACCGGCCTTTTTGTCTGGGTGTTTCCAGATTATAGCGTCATTAGCTACGGCTATGCTAGCCTAGATAGCTTTTTTAGCATGGCTCCCTATATTTTCCTCTTCCTGATTCCCGCCATTACGATGCGTTCTTTTTCAGAGGAAATTCAAACGGGAACCATCGAGTTATTGGTTACTCGCCCCCTTAAAGATTGGGAGATTTTGCTGGGCAAATATTTTGCAGCCCTCTTCCTGGTCTTTTTCTCGATCTTGCCTACCCTCATTTATTTCTTTTCGATTTATGAGCTGGGCGATCCCAAAGGAAATTTAGACATTGGCGCAAGTATGGGCTCTTATTTAGGCCTATTTTTCCTCGGCGCCTGCTTTGCCGCTATTGGCCTTTTTGCCTCTACCCTGAGCAAAAACCAAATTGTCGCCTTTATCTTGGGCCTCTTTCTCTCGGCCTTTTTCTACGATGCTTTTGGCAGCATTAGCAAATTGCCCATTTTCTTTGGACAAACCGATGCCATCGTAGAATCACTTGGCATTAGCTTTCATTACGCCTCTATTAGCCGTGGCCTAGTCGATAGCCGCGACCTCCTTTATTTCCTCAGTATTATCGGGATCTTTTTGCTGGCCAGCCAGCTTTCCGTCGAAAAACGCAGATGGTAATGTCTACATTTATCCACCCTAGCGCCATTGTAGACCCCGGCGCTCAAATTGGCGAAGGCAGCAAGATTTGGCATTTTTGCCACCTTATGCCCGGCGCTATTATTGGCAAAAATTGCAGCCTAGGCCAAAATGTTTTTGTGGCCAATGAGGTCCAACTTGGTCAAGGCTGTAAGGTCCAAAATAATGTCTCTATTTATACGGGCGTGATCTGTGAAGAGGAGGTTTTTTTAGGCCCTTCTATGGTCTTCACCAATGTGCTCAACCCCAGAGCGGGCATCGTCCGCAAAGCCGAATATAAAACCACTTATCTAGAAAAAGGCGTGAGCATTGGCGCCAATGCCACCATCGTTTGCGGCCTCCGTTTGGGCCAATATGCCTTTGTGGGCGCTGGAGCCGTTCTCACTAAAAATGCCCCCGCCTATTCCCTCTGGCTGGGCAATCCCGCCAAACATGTTGGCTGGATGTCTAGAGCTGGCCACCGCCTAGAACTCAATGAAGAGGGGCAAGCCAGCTGCCCCGAAACAGGCGAAAACTATCAATTGCAAGCAGGAAAGTTAATCGCTATTTAGTTTTTTTTGGGGCTGCCCCTCGCTTCGCTCAGGTCGCTCCGCTCCGCAGCTCGCTAGTCGCTCGGCCCTGCGCGGGCTTTGCCCGCTGGGTCTGGCGCTTTGCGCCACTGCTATCCATCCCTCAGCCGCTCATCTGCCTTTTTCAGGCCAGCCATTTTCTTCGGCCCTTTTAATCTGTTAAAAGGGCCGATTTCTATTTCTAATAAGTTAACTGTATAGTCAGTTATTCTTTGCTTTTTTTATATCTTGGGCTAGCCAAATATAAACCCTGAACTGGCCGAAAACAGGCTTTTGTCTTCAGCCAAGTTCTATATTCCTACCTATTATGAAGAAAGCAGAACTACAAGCCCTTTTAGACAAGTACAATAGCAACCTAAAAGGCCTACAAACACTTTTCACAAGCGATGATGGAAAAATTGACCAAGAAGAACAAAGCGTTCTAGACAAAATTGGACAACTCATCAGTAAAATTCAGGGACAACTCAGTAGCGCCAGCCAAGAACCAACAACGACTACTGAGGATAACAGCCCTAAGGAAGAAACATCCGTTCCCACAACTGAAACGCCCAGTATTCAAGGCAACTACCCTATTAAAGGGTCAGTTGGCGATGATGGTGGACAAAATGCCCCAGAAGACGTAATCACCGTCAAACAATTACTCAATAAAAGAGGCTATAAACTTAGCCTAAATGGCGATTGTGATAGCGACTGTAAAGCCGCCATTAAAGATTATCAAAAATCAAAAATGGGCGTTGCCTCCCCCGATGGCCGCATAGATGTAGGTAAGGGAACCTGGTTCCACCTGCTCACAGGCAAAGCACTAGACAGCTACGAGAAAAAAGTCCTCAAAGTAGAAGAATATAGCCCCCATATTGAAAAAGCCGCTGAAAAATACGGCATGAAGGTCGACCACCTAAAAGCTATTATGGCCGTAGAGTCAGGAGGCGTGCCCGATGCATCTAGCGGAGCCGCTTTTGGCCTTATGCAAATTACCAAAAGCACCTGGGAAGACACCCAAAAGAATAATGCAGACCTGCAAAAGTACGATTTTGATACCTACTGGAAAGATCCAGAAATCAATACGCTTTTTGGAGCCGCAGTACTCAAGTCAAAAGCCAAATCTATGGGCGTTAGTACCGATGACCCCAATTTTACAACTATTGCCGTTACAGCCTATAACGCCGGTCAAGGCACAGTAAAATGGGCCATTGAAAATGCCGAAAAAGGAGGAAGTAGCCAACCCACAGTAGATTTTATTCAGCCCGAATACATGAAGCCCGCTATTGAAAGAGGTGGTATTTATAAGTATTACTTGACTGGAAGTGGAAAAAGCCGCAATACCTCTGGCTCCAAATCAGAAGCTATCGACCTTAAATATAAAGAGGTATCCGCTTATGGTCCCAAGGTAGATACCTTCTTAGAAAAACAAGACACGCTATCTGAAACAATTGAAGATATTGCCGCAATCCAAGGAGGAACAACAAGCCATAACGAAGAAACACCCTCTCAGGAGGAGACCGATAACAATACCACAGAAAATACAACAACAGAAAATAATACCTCTAGCGAAGAAGCACAAACGCCTACGACTAGTGGAAATTACACAGTTGTTGCCGGAGATACAGGCTACAAGATTGCCGCAAAACTTGGCATTAGCTTCGACGCCCTCTCTGCTGCAAATAAAGGCGTAGTTTGGACCAAGCTACAAGTTGGTCAAAAATTACAGCTCCCTAGCAGCCAAAGCACAAGCCCCGAAACGCCAAAAGAAGAAACCCCAAAAATGGGGAGCTATACCGTAGTTAGCGGAGATACAGGCTACAAAATTGCTGGAAAACTAGGCATTAGCTTCGACGCCCTCTCTGCTGCAAATAAAGGCGTAGTTTGGACCAAATTACAAGTTGGCCAAAAACTCAATACGCCCGCTGGAGCCGGCACCGCAGCAGATACTGGCACCCAAGAAACCACAGATAATACGACCGTAGCAGAAGAATATCACGGAGATAATACCACTTGGGATAAACATACCAACAAAAGAATTCCCACCCTCGACTCCCGCGTGCAAAAAGCCGCCTATGGCTTTATCAATACCGTCGAAAAAGAATTGGGCATTAAACTTCGAGTGACCTCTGCCCTACGCACGGTAGCCGAACAAGATGCACTTTATGCCAAAGGCAATGTGACCAAAGCCAGAGGTGGCCAAAGTTACCACAACTACGGTCTGGCCATTGATGTAGTGGAAATTAAGAACGGACAAGCCATCTGGAATTGCGATTGGCCCAAAATTTCTGCCGTAGGCAAACGCTTTGGCTTTGAATGGGGCGGCGATTGGAAAAACTTTGTCGATAAGCCCCACTTCCAAATGACTTTTGGTAAATCTGTTCGACAACTTTGTATTGCCAAATATCCCGACCGAGCTAAACAATATGGCTACCTCTAAGCCAAATACTATATCCTGAAAGTTGCTAAAGGCTGTTCACCTAACTAACTTTCTATTTGAATCAGTCTCCTGCTATCCTAGGAGACTGATTTTTTTTGTTCAAGCCCCCTGCCCTCTTCCCAGCAGAAAGAGAATAAGCAAATAATGGTCAAGAAGCAGTTTTTTCCCAACAATAGGTCCTTGACAACTGTTGGCAAGCATTGGCTGGAAAAATAATAGGGCAATGCAACTCTTTCAGACCATTTTTTTTCTAGCTAATGGGCTGGGAAATCCTACCTAAGCATTCGCTGGAAAAATAATAGGCCAATACAACCCTTTCAGACCATTTTTTTTCTAGCTAATGGGCTGGGAAATCCCATCTAAGCATTCGCTGGAAAAATAATAGGGCAATACAACCCTTTCAGACCATTTTTTTTCTAGCCAATGGGCTGGGAAATCCCATCTAAGCATTCGCTGGAAAAATAATAGGCCAATACAAGCCTTTCAGACCATTTTTTTTCTAGCCAATGGGCTGGGAAATCCTATCTAAGCATTTCTTGGAAAAATAATAGGCCAATGCAACTCTTTTGGTCCATTCGCTACTCGCTAAGGGGATAGCGAGCAGCCCCAAGGCCCATACTTTAGCTAAGCACTAAAGGCCCAGCGCTGCGGAGGGGGGCGGCGCAGCCGCAGACCCAGCAGGCGCAGCCTGCGCAGGGCCGAGCGACTAGCGAGCTGCGGAGCATAGCGGCGGCCGAGCTAGGCCATAGCCTAGCCGGCCGCGGGCCCCAAATCATTCTCGCACAAAAAAAAT
This window contains:
- a CDS encoding CoA transferase subunit B, encoding MALDKYGIAQRIAQELQDGYYVNLGIGIPTLVANYIPENMQVFLQSENGLLGMGPFPTEENVDADLINAGKQTVTALPGASLFSSAESFEMIRGGHIDLTVLGAMEVAQNGDIANWKIPGKMVKGMGGAMDLVASAKNIIVAMQHTNRKGESKLLASCSLPLTGVGCIKKVVTDLGVFEIKDNAFHLLERAPGVSVQEIREKTAGALIASDDCPEMKLA
- a CDS encoding LysM peptidoglycan-binding domain-containing protein; its protein translation is MKKAELQALLDKYNSNLKGLQTLFTSDDGKIDQEEQSVLDKIGQLISKIQGQLSSASQEPTTTTEDNSPKEETSVPTTETPSIQGNYPIKGSVGDDGGQNAPEDVITVKQLLNKRGYKLSLNGDCDSDCKAAIKDYQKSKMGVASPDGRIDVGKGTWFHLLTGKALDSYEKKVLKVEEYSPHIEKAAEKYGMKVDHLKAIMAVESGGVPDASSGAAFGLMQITKSTWEDTQKNNADLQKYDFDTYWKDPEINTLFGAAVLKSKAKSMGVSTDDPNFTTIAVTAYNAGQGTVKWAIENAEKGGSSQPTVDFIQPEYMKPAIERGGIYKYYLTGSGKSRNTSGSKSEAIDLKYKEVSAYGPKVDTFLEKQDTLSETIEDIAAIQGGTTSHNEETPSQEETDNNTTENTTTENNTSSEEAQTPTTSGNYTVVAGDTGYKIAAKLGISFDALSAANKGVVWTKLQVGQKLQLPSSQSTSPETPKEETPKMGSYTVVSGDTGYKIAGKLGISFDALSAANKGVVWTKLQVGQKLNTPAGAGTAADTGTQETTDNTTVAEEYHGDNTTWDKHTNKRIPTLDSRVQKAAYGFINTVEKELGIKLRVTSALRTVAEQDALYAKGNVTKARGGQSYHNYGLAIDVVEIKNGQAIWNCDWPKISAVGKRFGFEWGGDWKNFVDKPHFQMTFGKSVRQLCIAKYPDRAKQYGYL
- a CDS encoding acyltransferase; translated protein: MSTFIHPSAIVDPGAQIGEGSKIWHFCHLMPGAIIGKNCSLGQNVFVANEVQLGQGCKVQNNVSIYTGVICEEEVFLGPSMVFTNVLNPRAGIVRKAEYKTTYLEKGVSIGANATIVCGLRLGQYAFVGAGAVLTKNAPAYSLWLGNPAKHVGWMSRAGHRLELNEEGQASCPETGENYQLQAGKLIAI
- a CDS encoding lamin tail domain-containing protein, with product MRHLYLALLCFISWQLSAQTTIATYDFEASPAAPAMTFSPTGGGVATATGPFPAGEPRYVSGTQGYEYINESGTALFSGMNTTGYTNIDFSIRLASFAGTSGNGADGSDYVVVAISTDGGATWSEELQLDGFSNSQWSFSGVDQATVAYDGDNSAVGFSSSGGLDYSTLQITGLPSVSDLQIRLELVNNSGNEIWVIEDALLEGDLAVVCPHTVSAFAPTSGPAGTEVIITGTGFTAATSVSFAGVAAANTTFVDATTLIATVPTAANDGQLTLSESACDISTPYSFTYLEEVGSCAGTPIFTDLIISEVYDNNGGSLGYIEVYNGTASPIDLSDYEIRRYGDLTTTTVSFTFDFPAITINPGQVLVGRASSATGGVEDFIFAGTTSGYNDDDRLELVHVPSGTVVDDFEDQVVGAVGYLYRRNTTVTGPNPNFDASEWTTGTSGDVSDLGTFAAPSGPPLTPPTFSVQPSDVNSCELLMGVTASANNGGTLTYQWYFNENDGVATGWTAVSAAAFPNATTVSGETSDVLLIQGNLVDYDGYQFYCEVIEDGSCGSLTEAAQFNIGAERFYRSATIGYWTDVSSWEMASSAAGPWVAACDYPRFDNSDYVHILNGHLIELDQDIEIDQLVVEAGGELVIPASLQLRIQEDTGIDFLLEGTLEDHGAGGGNGINFQTGASWEMGANATIIKTGSSTVAAYRDNYENGISTIPATAHWHFRYANNGSVSVITNNMYYPNLYMESVSGDYSFTGLSEVFSGSGGFMTVKGDMLVGNTGTGAVEVFNSNTNASPMQILGDLIIGGNPSASVSKLENNDGTTAGTGMEVFGSLLINNNGLLDYDDPNASAIGLFRLHGDWLDDAANNGFDETHAVVEFVGSTDQTVIKTNAGAVENFRFVRLIKPAGFLINNCSDIYIDEEMDFQQGIVLGSASERVYFDVDATAINASDISHVDGPVLKETSGTGIDAFTYPTGDNGIYGAIGIETAVNTGEFFVAQYFNQGYGTYNLNAAELDHVSVLEYWTLDEVFTGTGASLFVTLHWGPHSQVLDPNDLLVGHYFTQAPSTSNQWESEGNTFLTGTATSGSITSNVVTSFSPFTLADVVGQLSLPLELLDFTAQKVEGQALLSATVANEHAGDEYCFERSLDGVNFETIACFTAQEDLAQNTYNTLDEQPAAGYNYYRLRQNDVDGSQSYSDVKVLYFGEASGETKLFPIPANNQIQLELPSNIAGYQAEIIDALGRVLQTQNIAPLRLQQQFDLSNLAAGQYILRLQAPNGLGQSHKFTVEK
- the rpsU gene encoding 30S ribosomal protein S21; this translates as MLIINVKDSETIDRALRRYKRKVRDTKLMREVRTRKHFEKPSVVRRTEKLKAVYRDVRERKLDL
- a CDS encoding DUF7793 family protein encodes the protein MQATNYKKEKIALASGYIYWPHGEPILEQVVSKNYTVGTQDANEIDQTIERMAAARGQAVYHLADIREIKGGSSEARKHFNEGPPACVKASAVLVSGAVSRLLGNFLIQLNHAHVPIRLFVDREEAIDWLLSQVEE
- the gldF gene encoding gliding motility-associated ABC transporter permease subunit GldF, which gives rise to MWTIFKKEVNLFLSSLIAYIAIAVFLLGTGLFVWVFPDYSVISYGYASLDSFFSMAPYIFLFLIPAITMRSFSEEIQTGTIELLVTRPLKDWEILLGKYFAALFLVFFSILPTLIYFFSIYELGDPKGNLDIGASMGSYLGLFFLGACFAAIGLFASTLSKNQIVAFILGLFLSAFFYDAFGSISKLPIFFGQTDAIVESLGISFHYASISRGLVDSRDLLYFLSIIGIFLLASQLSVEKRRW
- a CDS encoding DUF7793 family protein codes for the protein MQATNYQKERIELASCAIYWPYDSPVLEQIVHDNYTMQLEDANEIDLTIERMAAARNQDVYFMADIRQIQAGSSEAHQHFKEPLPPSIKAIAILAAGGRSKLLGNFFIRLNQSSIPSRLFTDRVEAIEWLLEQKRKQQ